The sequence ACTACAGACCGCCAATACCAGCAATTTCTATGCGAGTATAGATGGTGGTCCGTGGGTATCCTACAAAAACGTAGGTGGTATCATAGACCTTACTGCGACACCTTTGTCTGCAGGCAACCACAGCCTGAGCATTGCACAGGGTAGAGATTATGACTACCTGTTTAGTTTTCAGGGCATGGTATTGGATGCGGGTGCAACCACCAGCAAGCCATCGGCGTCTGATTACCTGATTGAATACATCGGCGATTCTATTACTGCTGGTTACCTCGATGATCAGGCAAATGTATCGGACTATGCATGGATCTGTTCCGAAGCACTAGGTACCGAACATACACAAATCGCCTATCCCGGTATTGCACTGGTAAGCAGTTCAAGACATGGCGTGGCAATGGATAGCCAGTATTTCAAATTACAGCCGCCAAATTATTCACCACGTGTAGCATGGGATTTTACGAAGTATACCCCAAAGGCGGTTGTATTAAACCTGGGTACGAATGATGGTGATTATGAGGATTCGGACAGTACCTTTCAGGCGGTATATGAATACCTGTTAACCGGTATCAGAACTAAATTTCCGCAGGCAGAGATCTTTGTATTGAGAACATTCCTGGGAATCCGGTCACAGCCTACTGCTGCTGCTGTAGCGGCACGTATTGCAGCGGGTGATAAGAAGGTACATTATGTAAATACAGACGGCTGGATCACCCAATCTACTGCTGATTACCTGGCAGATAACCTGCACCCCAGTGAGTCAGGACATATAAAAATAGCAGGGTTATTGCAGGCCGTACTGGCTCCTTATGTAAAAGGCACTTCCGTTATTCCTGACGGCACCTACGCCATCGTCAATAAAAACAGTGGTCTGGTAATGGATGCTGCCGGTCAGGGTACTGCTGCCGGCACGGCTATACAGCAATGGACGGATAATGCTGGTGCGAATCAACGCTGGCAGGTAATTTCTTTAGGAAATAACCGGTATAAGATCATCGGTGTACAGAGTGGAAAGTCACTGGATATAAAAGGACAATCCCTGTCCAATGGCGCTGCATTGCAATTGTATGATTACAGCGGTGGTGACAACCAGCAATGGATGATCACGAAAAACGCGGATGGCTATTATACCATTACAGGCGTACAAAGCGGTAAGGTATTAGAGATCCCGGCGCTCTCTGTCACACCCGGTACTGCGGTGGAACAATATGAGAACAATGGCGGAAGTAATCAGTTATGGTCGTTTCAATAAGTTTAACAGGCTGCATCTGTAACAGATGCAGCCTTCCATTTCATCAGCTACGGCTGACATGGAAAACAAAGTAAATCTGACACGCTCAACAAAGCCCTCTTTCTGTTCCATCCCTAATTTTGTTAAAAAAAAAGATGGAACAACAACACCCGCTCAACAGTAAATATTACGCCACCACCAGTACCACTGAAGTAATCAAAGGCATCAACTTAACAGGCAAAACCGCCATCGTAACCGGGGGCTATGCAGGCATTGGCCTCGAAACCGTCAAAACACTAGTTAATGCCGGCGCAAAGGTATACGTCCCCGCCAGAGATATAGAAAAAGCCACCCGCAATTTAAAGGGCATAGCAGGCGTCATAATCGAGAAAATGGACTTAATGGACATCACTTCCATCGATGCATTTGCAGCCCGGTTTCTGTCCCTGGAAACCGCTTTACACCTCCTTATTAATAACGCTGGCATCATGTGGGTACCTTTACGCCGTGACAACCGGGGGAATGAATCCCAGCTAAGTACCAATCACCTGGGTCATTTCCGCCTGACTGCCCGTCTCTGGCCGGCACTCAAAAATGCCGGCGGGGCCAGGGTCATCAGCGTATCCTCTTTCGGTCACCAGATGGCGCCTTTCAATTTTGAAGATCCTAATTTCTTACACAGGGATTATGAAACCTTGCAGGGATATGGCCAGTCTAAAACTGCCAATAACCTCTTTGCTGTAGCTTTAGATGCCCGCGCCAAAGCCTTTGGCGTACGTGCCTACGCTTTGCACCCAGGATCTGTCAATGACACTGATCTGGGCAGGGAGGCACCTATCTCCATGTTCCAGGAAATGGGTACTTTTGGTGAGGATGGTAAGATCAAACCCGAAGTAGCCGCCAGTCTTAAAACCATTCCTCAAGGCGCCGCCACCACCATATGGTGCGCTACCAGCCCTTTATTAAATAATATAGGTGGCGTATATTGCGAAGACTGCGATGTGGCAGAAACAGACAATGGCCAGATTATCCATGACTATGCGGACCCTGCTTCGCTGACTGGTGTTCAACCATATTCTATCGATGCAGACAATGCCGAAAAATTATGGCTACTCACCGAATCCCTCGCAGATATCCGTTTTAATTTAGCATAAATCAAGCGATATGAAATATATCACCCCCGACATTAAGCTCTCCTCCCAAACAGAAAAGCATTTCTCGACCGAAGTCTCCTTCGATCATCACATGCTTGTCTGGCTGATCTCCGGCGATACGAAAGTGACGCAGGCGGATGCGACTTACCTGTTCAAAGCGGGTGATATATTTCTTATTCCAAGAAATTTACTCATCACCGTCTCCAACCACTCGTATCAATCAGTGGTCATGCACCTGACGGTAGACCGACTCAAAAAATATTACGAAAACCAACCTATAACCATATCACCCGACTACCCCTCCATCCGTCAATTCACCTCCCACCCCCTGTTGCAAAGTTGCCTTTCTTCGTTACTACCCTACTTTGATATGACGGATCCTTTTCCATTAAACATCGCCGATTTAAAACTCACTGAAGCCATCTCCATACTCAGAACCGTCGACCCCTCCATCGATCATACCCTCGCTAATTTCGAAGACCCTTATAAACTGGACCTCATCGATTTCATGGAAAAACATTACATGTTTAACATGCCACTTGAGAAATTCGGACACCTCACAGGCAGAAGCCTCTCTACCTTTCACCGGGATTTTAAAAAGAAATTTAATACCTCCCCTCAGAAATGGCTTACCAGAAAACGACTGGAATTAGCGCACTACCAGCTCAGTGAAAAGAATATGAAACCCGCTGAAGTGTACCTTGAATCAGGGTTTGAAGACCTCTCCCACTTCTCATTTGCCTTCAAAAAGCAGTATGGGTACTCACCAAATAAAGTTGGCCATCTATCCTGAATAATTTAAATTAAAGTAAGCTTAACTTTGAATTAACAACAAATTCCCGAAAGCGCACTATCATTACACCCTGTTTTATAAAGGTAGTCGCCTATATGATCAATTGAATTTTGCGCCCGCGCACCATGCGTTCTGATTGTGGTATTTCAAATCGGTTTTATTTAGCGTGTATCGTCAAGTAGCATACCCACTTTACGCATCATTTCAACCTGATAAAAATTAATCACTGCCCACCGGGCAAGGACTTACTATGTCTTTTAACATCAAGCATAATAGCAGATTGCAATGAACAATCAATTACTTTTAATGCTAGCCGTATGGCTCTCGGCCGCAAGCCCTGCCATGGCAGCTACGGGTACCCACAGTATCTATGAACAGGCCATTCGCCAAACGCCTGTAAAGGGGATCGTAGTCGGAGCTGACGGCACACCACTTCCCGGTGTATCTATCAAATCCGTTACTTCCAACAAAGGAACTACAACCAATGATCGCGGAGAATTCTCTATCGACGCCGCTCCTGGTGACCAACTCGTGTTCACCTTTATCGGCTACACACAACAAATTATTGCCGCTACCAGCACACCCATGAAAATAACCCTCTCCTCCAGCAACAGTCAGCTGGGTGAGGTAGTTGTGGTAGGTTATGGTAGCCAGACCAAAGCTGACGTAACTGGTGCCCTGACCCAGTTGAAAGCTGATAATATTAAACAGGGTGCTCCTATCTCTGTAGACAATATGCTGCAGGGTAAAGTATCCGGTGTGCGTATCGCACAATCCAGCGGGGAACCCGGTGCAGGTGTGGATGTTTTCATCCGCGGTGTGGGTTCTATCCGTAGTGGTAGTACACCGCTCTTCGTTGTTGACGGCGTTCCGCTGAGTAATGATAACGTGAGTGCAGGCGGGCCTGACTTCGGTCTTGGTTCTTCTGAACCCAAGAACCCGCTGAACTTCCTCAACACCAGCGATATCGAAACCATGACGATCCTGAAAGACGCTTCTGCCGCAGCTATCTACGGTGCAAGAGGGTCTAACGGTGTTGTACTGATCACGACCAAACACGGTAGTAAAGGCGCACCTACCCTCACCTACGACATGTATGTAGGTAACTCTAAAGTGATCAAAAAACTGGACGTTCTCAATGCCGCGGAGTACCGCAAAGCACTGGTAGATCCTGCTTACGATCACGGTGGTAACACTGACTGGCAGGATGTAATTTACCGTAACGGTTCCCTTCAGAACCACAACGTATCTTTTGGTAAGACTACCAACACCGGTAGCTACCTCGCTTCCCTGTCACGCATGTCACAGGATGGTATCGTTGAAAAAAGCAGCTTCAAAAGAACCACTGCAAGACTGAATGCAGAAGAATCTTTCCTCGATGACAAACGTCTGACTGTAAAGATGAACCTGACAGCAAGTGATATCAATGAAACCGGTATTCCAAACGGTAACACCGCAGGTTCCGATGGTCAGCTCATCATTCACGCACTGATGGCGAACCCAACCCGCTCCCTGCGCGACTCCACCGGGGCTTACACCAACTTCAACATGAACGCGCATTACAACCCCGCCTACCTGCTGAGCATCTGGGATGATCATACCAATACCTTCCGTGTACTGGGTAACATCGAAGCTGCTTTCAGGATACTGCCCGGTTTGAACTACCGCTTCAACTATGGTGTAGACAAGTCTACTTCTGAGCGTAATACGACTATTTACCCTAACTATACCGATAGACAACCAAGTGGTGCTTACCAGCAGAATAACCTGAAGTCCCTGACTACACTGGTTGAGCACTACCTGACTTACAACAAGTCATTCAACAAACACAACCTGGAATTACTGGGTGGTTTCTCTTACCAGAAATTCTCTTTCTCCGGTACGACTTATGGTCTGCAGGGCATCGCAGCACAGGGTGTAGGTGTGGCACCTGAATACAATCCTGGTTATTCCGGTACCACTACCAGCCCTAGCGGTTATGCGCAGGAGAATGAACTGCAATCAGGGTTTGGTCGTATCAATTACAACTACGACAGCCGTTATATGTTCACCGCCTCTTTACGTGCGGATGGTTCTACCCGTTTTGGTAACAACAACAAATACGGTTACTTCCCGTCCTTCGCATTGGGCTGGACCATTTCGCAGGAAGATTTTATGAAAGACCTGAAAATGGTACAGGATCTGAAACTCCGCGCCAGCTGGGGTCAGACAGGTAACCAGGAAGTAACGAACAAGATCACCCAGGCGAGTTACTCCCTGTCAAGTGCATCTGGTTACTACCTGTACAACGACCAGACTTTGATAAATGGTGTTACTGTAAACCGCACTGCAAACCCTGACCTGAAATGGGAAATGGTTGAACAGCTGAACATCGGTCTGGACTTCACCCTCCTCAAAGGTAAACTGTATGGTTCATTAGAATATTACAACAAGACGACGAAAGATCCTATCCTGAACATCCCTTCAGGGCCACTCAGTCCAACCACAACTGTATGGAAAAACGTAGATGCAAGTATCGTGAACAAAGGTTTTGAATTCACACTGGGTACCCAGCTGGTTCGTACTAAAGACTTCAGCTGGACACTGGATGTAAACGGTTCTACCCTGAGCAACACGATCAAAGACCTGCCTGTATCTGAGCTCTACTCCGGTAGCATCTCCGGTCCAGGTCTGTCTGGTGTAAATGCCAACATCTACAAGAACGGTTATGAGGCAGGTTCATTCTATATGCTGAAACACCTGGGCTATGACAAGGATGGTAAAGACATCTTTGAAGATAAAAATAAAGATGGTGTGATCAACTCTGACGATAGAGAGATCTTCCAAGGTGCGCTGCCTAACTTCAACTTCGGTATCAACAGTAACCTGCGTTACAAAGCATTTGACCTGGGCTTCAACTTCATTGGTCAGACCGGTGGTTTGCTGGTAAACAATACCGCACTGGATCTGAACATCAACAGCCTTGCATCTGACCGCAACGTACTGAGAAAATTCTACGAAGCAGGTGCCAGCACGACCAACGCGGTGCAGCTGTCTTCTCTGTACCTGGAAAAATCAGACTTTATCCGTCTGGCGAACCTCCGCCTGGGTTACACGCTGACCATCCCTCACCAGGACTGGCTGAAATCAATCAACCTGTATGTGAGTGCACAAAACCTGTGGACCATCAGTGGTTACTCCGGTTACGATCCGTTAGTAAATACAACCAAAACAGTAGGTGGTAACCAGTCACTGGGTATCGATTACACGACTTACCCTGCTGCTAAGACATTCCTGTTAGGTGCAACTGTTAAATTCTAAGAAACATGAGAAAGAAATCGTTATATACATATATCGGTATTGCGCTTACTGTAGCAATGGTAAGCTGTACTGACCTGAAAGAGAAAGTGATTGATGAGGTGCTGGGGTCTAACAACTCTAATCCTGAGAATGCCATTGCTGCTGCTTATGGCCAGCTGGGTAGCGCTACCTTTGTAGACCATGCAAACGTATTTGGTTTGCAGGAGTATTCCACTGACGAAGCCATGCTACCTACCCGTGGTAGTGACTGGGGTGATGGTGGTGTATACCGCGCTATCCATGAGTTCACATGGGGTGCTGATAACTCACTCGTAGCAAATGGCTGGAATAACCTGAACAGTGGTATTACCAAATCACTGACTGCTGTGACCAGTGCTTATCAGGCAAACGGTAATGCCAATCAGGCATTGTTCCTTGCGGAAGCAAGAGGATTACTCGCTTTCTACACCTTCCATACCCTGGACCTGTATGGTCAGGCGCCTTACAGAAATCCATATGTGACGAATGCACCATTGGAGATCAGGAGAGCAGATACTGCGATCGATGGCCTGATCAGGGAAGTAGAAGCGATCATTCCTACCCTCGCTAACCTGAAAGAACAGAGTACACACAATGGTCGTTTTACCAAACAGGCTGCTTATGGCTTGCTGGCGGATATGTACATGAACCGTGCTGTATTCAAAAACCGCTATGGTGCCAGCTTTGACTTTACCGAAGCAGCTGTAGATGGTAACGGTACAGATATGGACAAAGTGATCCTGTATACGACGAAGTTGATAGACGACCCTCAGTTCTATCTCGAAACAAACTATTTCAGAAACTTTGATATCGACAACGCCGGCAGACCGGAGCTGATCTTCGTGGTTTCGCAGGACATCAATACCCTGCGCAGCAGTGATAACGACTTCGCTTATATGCCGATGGAAAGAAACCAGAAGCCTTCTTCGGCAAACAGAGGTACCAATGCGGTATGTACTACGCCTCAGTTCTATGCTACCTGGGATGGTAATCATGATGACCCGCGTTTCTCCCGCAAGTACCAGTATGCTGATGGTACATGGTTTAAGAACGATGGTACTGATGTGAGCGTACCTGCTACCAGCCTCGTGCCAAACAGTGCTTCTCTGCCATGGTTCCACTTTAACCGTGGTTTCCTGGAGGGTCAGCAATATGGTCCGATCCTGTTGTCCACCGGTAGTCTGAAGATGACCAGCGACGGCAGAATCGCAGTTGAAAAACTGTATTGCGAAAAGAACACGGCTCTGGCAATGGACTTTACACCTGCACTGAATTTCGATAATGCAGCACAGTCTGTATTTACACAGGCACAGATCAACCGTGGTGTACGTATCTTCAAGTTTGAGTTCGATCCTGAGAAAGATAACAGCTCAAGCAATGTAGATATCCCATTATATCGTCTGGGTGGTATGTATTGTATGCGTGCAGAAGCTTATTTCCGTAGCAATCAAACTGCCCTTGCAATGGCTGATATCAATAAGCTGCGTACCACCAGAACTCGTGAAGCATATTATAACAATGCACCGGGTGTAGCAATCACTTCTCTGGATGCAAATATCCTGTACAACGAGATTGCATATGAAATGTACTGGGAGCAGTGGAGAAGAAAAGAAATGATCCGCTTTGGTAAGTTTGAAGCTGCAGATGCAGGTTCTGCAAAACCAGCGTCTGAGACTTACAGAAGAATTTATCCTATTCCACAGTCTGCTATGGATGCAAGCGATGCATTTACACAGAATCAGGGATACTAATATTTACTTTTTTTAAGAAAGCCCTCCATTGCTGGAGGGCTTTTTTTGTAAAATATATTTTGCGAAACCGAATGGTTTCATATATATTTGCAACCATATGGTTTCATAAATAACCTACACCCATGAGAAGAGACATATTCCAGGCCATTGCGGACCCGACCAGAAGAGCAATTATAGGATTATTGGCCATGCAGGCAATGACGCCGAACGGCATCGCGGAGCACTTTCAGACTACACGTCAGGCTGTGTCAAAGCACCTGCGGGTATTGACAGAATGCGAGGTTGTGAAACAGGAGTATCAGGGCAGGGAAATTTTTTATCACCTTGAAATCCAGCGTATGAAAGAAATTGACAAATGGCTTGAACAGTTCCGCCAATTGTGGGAGACGCGTTTCGACCAGTTAGATAACGTATTAGCAAACCTCAAAAAAAATAAGCGATGAACAAAGCGATCCTCTTTAACTTTGATGTAGACAAGGCAAACAAAAAGATTAAGGTAGAGCGGTCTTTCAATGCGCCCCTGGACCTCGTATGGGCAGCATGGACAGAGGCTGACATTCTTGACCAGTGGTGGGCCCCAAAACCTTATAAAGTAGAAACAAAGTCTATGGATTTCAGGGAAGGCGGCAGATGGTTTTATGCCATGGTGAGTCCTGAAAATGAAAAGCATTGGTGTATCTTCGACTATGAGACCATTCAACCAGAGAAAATGTATGCAGGCAAGGATGCTTTTTGTGATGAAAACGGGGTGATAAATACTTCCTTCCCCAGTACTAACTGGACTAACAATTTCGCTGAGACAGACGCTGACTCCACTACCGTAACCTGTGAGCTTCAGTTTAAAGCATTGGAAGATCTGGAAACACTGGTCAAGATGGGCTTCAAGGAAGGATTTACAGCGGGACTGGAAAACCTGGATCAGTACATCAGCACACAGTTTTACCTGCGTAAACAGAAGAAACCAGACAATCGGAACAGGGTATCTTATTATGTGAACTTCCCGGGAAATACCGAAGAAGCGTTTAACTTTTACAGATCCGTTTTTAAGACTGAATTCGTAAATGGTATACAACGGTTTAGTGAGGCACCTGGCCATGAGCAAATGGATGAAGCACTGAAAAATATGATCATCCATGTAGAATTGCCACTCATAGGCGGACATATTCTGATGGGTACAGATGCACCAAAAGAAATGGGATTCACCGTGACATCCGGCAATAATATGCATATCAATGTAGAGCCAGCTACGAGGGAAGAAGCGACGAGATTATTCAATGAATTGTCTGTAGGTGGGAATGTGACCATGCCCTTGCAGGATATGTTCTGGGGTGCATACTTTGGAAGCTTTACAGATCAATTCGGAATCAACTGGATGATAAATCACCAAAATATATGAAGAAAATAATCTTTAACATTCTGTCTGTATTGTTCGGGCTATTGCTCCTTAATGGCGGTTTTGCCAAATTCTTTCACTACATGCCTGAACAAAAAGATTTGCCGCCGGCCATGATGGCAGACAATGCTGCCTTCATGGAGATCTCCTGGCTGATGCCGCTTGTGGCAGTAGCGGAAATACTCGGAGGTATATTAATTATTATTCCTAAAACAAGGGCGTTTGGTGCTGTGGTTATTTTCCCTGTAATGGTGGGAGTTGCGTTGACACATATTACGGTGGCACCAGGTGGATTGCCGATGGTTGCTGTGATATGGGCGATATTGTTGTGGATTATTTTTGAGAATTGGAAGAAGTATCTGCCAATGATCAGGTAAGTTTAAAAAGGATGTATCATATTTTTGGAGTGCCTCAAAAGTCTAATTTTTGGGGCACTCCGTTTTTTGATTCATGCGCTTTGGCGCCAGATTGGCTCCTATTTTATTATTCTAAAATGATATTACATTCTTCGCTGATCGCTCCATACTTTTCACACCATGTAAGCCAATGATCCAACTCCGGCTCCATTGGCGGCGCATCTTCCTCCCCTCTGAAAAGCACGGCAGTTCCCGCTTTCAATTCTATCTGGTATTTCAAATTATCTATCCACTCCTGCCAGTATTTCACATCGCCCCGCTCATTGTATACATAATCCCATAACTTAGGCTGGTGCACCCGGGCTTCATTTAACAGGGCAACATCACCCGTCTTTATTTCTTCCGCGATCTTTTTCAATGCCGCTTCTTCTTCCTCATCTGCATATGTAAAGTATTTAGGAAATACACCAAACGGATGCATCAGCTCATTCAGTATATCCAGATCTTTCACATGCATGCCCGCTATAATAAACGAACCTACACCAACATCCAGTCTTAACAAGGCACCTTGCTCCTCAGTTAGCATGCCATTCAATCCACACATAAAACTCTTGTCTATCGGATCTTTTACAAACCGCTCGTGCAACTGAATATTCACGCCCCAATAATAATCTAAAATACTATTCAGTTCATCTACCCGCTCAGACAGTGGCACCGACCTTGTAATTTCACCTGCCAGTCCCGCTGCTATCAATCCATCTAACAATGCAGCGCCTACCAGCCAGTAAGGACTGTCAGCTAACCCACGATGCTGGCTATCCTCCTGATACTTAGTAAAGATATATGCATAAGGAAACTGCGCCGCATACAATACCCTGTTGAATACAGACCCCGCCAATCCCTGAAAGATCGTTTCATCAGGTGTATTTCTAAACATCCAGATCAGTTTCCAAAGCTGCTCTTTATCGACGTTTTTGATCAGCTTATTATTCCAATTGACCTTTCGGTTCACATACGTTTCGGCAATGTTGAATATCTTCAGCACTTCTGCCTGCATTTCTACCGGCGCCGATACCCATCTTTCATCTTCATTCTCTATTAATGTACCAATGGTATCCTCATCTGTAATGTACCAGAAAAAATTCTTCTCATCATCCGTATGAATAGCTGTAATTGAACTGGGTACAGTGTCTCCTTCTTCATCTATCTCCCCACCTTTATTCAATGCAATATGCCAGCCATCTTCATTAATCGCTACCCGCGTATGATCCGGCCCAAACAAAGGGACATTCAGCAGGTTGAGAAAATCTCCCTTTGAAATAACATTGCGCTGGATCAAAGGTTTTAACAAAGGAATACCCTCCTTCACCGTGGTATAATATAAGAACCAGTCTTCCTGGTCAAACAATTCATCAATCAACTTCTCTTTAATAATATCCTTATCATCGTCATCATTAAAATCCAATACTTTCACACGGGCGAAATCTGAGAAATGGAAACGGTAATCATCTGCAACCACTATCGGTGCCCATACATATGATTGACTATTAAATTCCCCATGGTTATAAATCCCCATCAGCAATTCTTTTACCGCTACATATCCGGTTACGTAAATAAGCTGACCTCCAACGATGACGTTCTTTGCTTTTAGATTTCCTAATACTATCAGTGAGCAGGCACCATCAGTTTCTTCGTTCATGATATTGCCATTCACAATCAGATCACCGATAACAATAATGCCAAAATAATCCGGCACATCGAGATCAAGTGATTCCAGTACCGTGGTACCATTGTAGAGCAAAAATTTCAGCTCATTGCGTTCCGGCATTTTTTCCACCATCGCCAATGGATAGCCTTCGTACTTAGCCGGTAAATGCTGTACCAATGGTTTAATAACATCAAAGCCTACAATTTGTGGAACCGGATTATTATCGGCAGAAATATGCTTCAATGAAGATTTGAACACAGGCACACCTTCCTTTAATAATTGAAGGAAACCTGCATCACCTGCAAAAAGATAATTGTCATCATCCAGCAATTGAGCAGCGATTTCCGGTAAGAGGATCTTTTTCCAGTCGGTATAATCTGCAGCCGGAATCTGCCATCCACGACAATAAGTGGCCGCATGGATGGTACCTTTTATCTTCCCACTATGATCATCAATGATCAATAACTCTCCATTCAGGTCGCCGGATATTTCCACATTGCCATGGTTGTAATAGGCGACCATGACATCGGCGACCGTTACATCTCCATTCACAATGATTTCTACACAGCCTGCTACGAGGCGGGTACAGGTCAGGGAACCGTTTACCAACAAAAAGCAACTGTAGGTATCCAGTTCAAAATCCATAATAGGGGCATTGACGGTGAGGTTCCCGTTTACAATAATGCCAGCAACATTCTGTTCATAATACAGGTCATATAGGTCTAAAAATTCGTTTAGTACAGTATCCCCTTCGTATATCCTGATTTGTAGGGTATCCAGGTTTTCTTCGAACAGATCATAGTCAGTCGTAAGGGAGTCTAACAAATCGTTTTCCAGGGCTGCTCTTAGTGGCAAGGTTTTGAAGCTCAAAATAATGGTTTTTATAGACTGTGAAGATAATGACTTTAATAAATGATTTACATTTATGCCATGAGATGTTTTTTGCTCCTTTTTATATTACAGGCTACAGCCTGTAGTCATACAGAAAGCTTCCCTACCGGGAAAGTCATTGATACCGTGGTCTGTAAGGCCAATCCATCGCAGACCTATGCCCTGTATATCCCGCCGGATCACAAAGGAGCTGTTATGTATTGCTTTGATGCCCATGGTGCGGGAGTATTGCCTTTGAATAATTATAAAGCACTGGCAGACAAGTATGGGTATATCCTGGTGGGGAGTAATAATTCTAAAAACGGGAACGACTGGAGCACGACGGAAAACATCTGGCAGGCACTGGAAAAGGATACAAGAGCACGGTTAGAGATTGATACCAACCATGTATACACCCTTGGATTTTCAGGTGGAGCAAAAGTTGCAGGATATGTAGCATTGAATCATCCGGGTATTAAATCGGTGATTGTCAATGGTGCAGGATTACCGGATGGTACGCCGCCAGGAGATTTTCCTTTTACCTATACCACAGTAGCGGGCGAAGGAGACCTGAACCTGACAGACCTGCTGGGGTATCATATGGCTTTGAACAAAACCAACACGAAGCATCACCTGATCACTTACAATGGCAAACATGAATGGGCACCGGCTACGTCCATGGATGTAGCATTTGCAGGTATCAAAGCAGATGAAGGCGCTGCGCCACCAGATTTTATGGCGAAGACCCGCACAAGGATGGAAATGGCTGTACAGTCGAATCAGTTCCTGAAAGCGGAAACAGAGTGCAGGTTATTGCTCAGTTATATGCCAAATGATAATTTCTTTAAAAATCAATTAGATATCATCCTGAGTAATCCTGCATATAAAACACAGTCGCAAGAGCAGATGGCGGTATTGATAAAAGAGCAAAATACCAAGGAGTCTTATAATGCGAACCTCGGTACCCAGGATACCGCTTACTGGCCCAAAACCATTAGCAGCCTGAATGCGGGGGCACAACTCCCCTCTTTTGAAGGCGCTATGAACCAACGGCTATTGGCTTATCTGTCTCTGATGTTCTATTCTGTAAGCAACCATTATATGGCGAGTCATACCGATGGGGTGGCGAGACATTTTGTAGACCTTTATGAACTGGCGGATCCTACCAACAGCGAAGCGTATTATTTC is a genomic window of Chitinophaga sp. LS1 containing:
- a CDS encoding RICIN domain-containing protein, whose amino-acid sequence is MLRNYILILLTLLLGACTPKGANDNNMLRADQLAYAAPATGYGSLKDSNILYFGRWDFSDSTKFNAYWGGAYIKVNFTGTTVKLQTANTSNFYASIDGGPWVSYKNVGGIIDLTATPLSAGNHSLSIAQGRDYDYLFSFQGMVLDAGATTSKPSASDYLIEYIGDSITAGYLDDQANVSDYAWICSEALGTEHTQIAYPGIALVSSSRHGVAMDSQYFKLQPPNYSPRVAWDFTKYTPKAVVLNLGTNDGDYEDSDSTFQAVYEYLLTGIRTKFPQAEIFVLRTFLGIRSQPTAAAVAARIAAGDKKVHYVNTDGWITQSTADYLADNLHPSESGHIKIAGLLQAVLAPYVKGTSVIPDGTYAIVNKNSGLVMDAAGQGTAAGTAIQQWTDNAGANQRWQVISLGNNRYKIIGVQSGKSLDIKGQSLSNGAALQLYDYSGGDNQQWMITKNADGYYTITGVQSGKVLEIPALSVTPGTAVEQYENNGGSNQLWSFQ
- a CDS encoding SDR family NAD(P)-dependent oxidoreductase: MEQQHPLNSKYYATTSTTEVIKGINLTGKTAIVTGGYAGIGLETVKTLVNAGAKVYVPARDIEKATRNLKGIAGVIIEKMDLMDITSIDAFAARFLSLETALHLLINNAGIMWVPLRRDNRGNESQLSTNHLGHFRLTARLWPALKNAGGARVISVSSFGHQMAPFNFEDPNFLHRDYETLQGYGQSKTANNLFAVALDARAKAFGVRAYALHPGSVNDTDLGREAPISMFQEMGTFGEDGKIKPEVAASLKTIPQGAATTIWCATSPLLNNIGGVYCEDCDVAETDNGQIIHDYADPASLTGVQPYSIDADNAEKLWLLTESLADIRFNLA
- a CDS encoding AraC family transcriptional regulator, translated to MKYITPDIKLSSQTEKHFSTEVSFDHHMLVWLISGDTKVTQADATYLFKAGDIFLIPRNLLITVSNHSYQSVVMHLTVDRLKKYYENQPITISPDYPSIRQFTSHPLLQSCLSSLLPYFDMTDPFPLNIADLKLTEAISILRTVDPSIDHTLANFEDPYKLDLIDFMEKHYMFNMPLEKFGHLTGRSLSTFHRDFKKKFNTSPQKWLTRKRLELAHYQLSEKNMKPAEVYLESGFEDLSHFSFAFKKQYGYSPNKVGHLS
- a CDS encoding TonB-dependent receptor; its protein translation is MNNQLLLMLAVWLSAASPAMAATGTHSIYEQAIRQTPVKGIVVGADGTPLPGVSIKSVTSNKGTTTNDRGEFSIDAAPGDQLVFTFIGYTQQIIAATSTPMKITLSSSNSQLGEVVVVGYGSQTKADVTGALTQLKADNIKQGAPISVDNMLQGKVSGVRIAQSSGEPGAGVDVFIRGVGSIRSGSTPLFVVDGVPLSNDNVSAGGPDFGLGSSEPKNPLNFLNTSDIETMTILKDASAAAIYGARGSNGVVLITTKHGSKGAPTLTYDMYVGNSKVIKKLDVLNAAEYRKALVDPAYDHGGNTDWQDVIYRNGSLQNHNVSFGKTTNTGSYLASLSRMSQDGIVEKSSFKRTTARLNAEESFLDDKRLTVKMNLTASDINETGIPNGNTAGSDGQLIIHALMANPTRSLRDSTGAYTNFNMNAHYNPAYLLSIWDDHTNTFRVLGNIEAAFRILPGLNYRFNYGVDKSTSERNTTIYPNYTDRQPSGAYQQNNLKSLTTLVEHYLTYNKSFNKHNLELLGGFSYQKFSFSGTTYGLQGIAAQGVGVAPEYNPGYSGTTTSPSGYAQENELQSGFGRINYNYDSRYMFTASLRADGSTRFGNNNKYGYFPSFALGWTISQEDFMKDLKMVQDLKLRASWGQTGNQEVTNKITQASYSLSSASGYYLYNDQTLINGVTVNRTANPDLKWEMVEQLNIGLDFTLLKGKLYGSLEYYNKTTKDPILNIPSGPLSPTTTVWKNVDASIVNKGFEFTLGTQLVRTKDFSWTLDVNGSTLSNTIKDLPVSELYSGSISGPGLSGVNANIYKNGYEAGSFYMLKHLGYDKDGKDIFEDKNKDGVINSDDREIFQGALPNFNFGINSNLRYKAFDLGFNFIGQTGGLLVNNTALDLNINSLASDRNVLRKFYEAGASTTNAVQLSSLYLEKSDFIRLANLRLGYTLTIPHQDWLKSINLYVSAQNLWTISGYSGYDPLVNTTKTVGGNQSLGIDYTTYPAAKTFLLGATVKF